In Penaeus vannamei isolate JL-2024 chromosome 15, ASM4276789v1, whole genome shotgun sequence, the following are encoded in one genomic region:
- the LOC138864094 gene encoding golgin subfamily A member 6-like protein 6 → MNKSRRYEYATQLITFAWSFRSSGNRFRWCLRVKVNGTAGQTLDGDDGERCKRQERWYEEYQVRNWYKEYHVKKWCEEYQVKEWYEEYQVKEWYEEYQVKEWYEEYQVKEWYEEYQVKEWYKEYHVKKWYEKYQVKEWYEEYQVKEWYEEYQVKEWYKEYHVKKWCEEYQVKEWYEEYQVKEWCKEYQVKEWYEEYQVKEWYEEYQVNEWYKEYQVKEWYEEYQVKEWYKEYHVKKWCEEYQVKEWYEEYQVKEWYEEYQVKEWYEEYQVKEWYEKYQVKEWYKEYQVKEWYEEYQVKEWYEEYQVKEWYEEYQVKEWYEEYQVKEWYEEYQVKEWYEKYQVKEWYKEYQVKEWYEEYQVKEWYEEYQVKKWYKEYQVKEWYMEYQVKK, encoded by the exons ATGAACAAGAGCCGGAG ATATGAATATGCAACACAGCTGATCACATTTGCATGGTCATTTAGGTCTTCAGGAAACAGGTTCCGATGG TGCCTGCGGGTGAAAGTTAATGGTACAGCGGGACAAACGCtggatggtgatgacggtgaacGGTGTAAACGGCAGGAGAGATGGTACGAGGAATACCAAGTTAGGAATTGGTACAAGGAATACCACGTCAAAAAATGGTGCGAGGAATACCAAGTCAAGGAATGGTACGAGGAATACCAAGTCAAGGAATGGTACGAGGAATACCAAGTCAAGGAATGGTACGAGGAATACCAAGTCAAGGAATGGTACGAGGAATACCAAGTCAAGGAATGGTACAAGGAATACCACGTCAAGAAATGGTACGAGAAATACCAAGTCAAGGAATGGTACGAGGAATACCAAGTCAAGGAATGGTACGAGGAATACCAAGTCAAGGAATGGTACAAGGAATACCACGTCAAGAAATGGTGCGAGGAATACCAAGTCAAGGAATGGTACGAGGAATACCAAGTCAAGGAATGGTGCAAGGAATACCAAGTCAAGGAATGGTACGAGGAATACCAAGTCAAGGAATGGTACGAGGAATACCAAGTCAATGAATGGTACAAGGAATACCAAGTCAAGGAATGGTACGAGGAATACCAAGTCAAGGAATGGTACAAGGAATACCACGTCAAGAAATGGTGCGAGGAATACCAAGTCAAGGAATGGTACGAGGAATACCAAGTCAAGGAATGGTACGAGGAATACCAAGTCAAGGAATGGTACGAGGAATACCAAGTCAAGGAATGGTACGAGAAATACCAAGTCAAGGAATGGTACAAGGAATACCAAGTCAAGGAATGGTACGAGGAATACCAAGTCAAGGAATGGTACGAGGAATACCAAGTCAAGGAATGGTACGAGGAATACCAAGTCAAGGAATGGTACGAGGAATACCAAGTCAAGGAATGGTACGAGGAATACCAAGTCAAGGAATGGTACGAGAAATACCAAGTCAAGGAATGGTACAAGGAATACCAAGTCAAGGAATGGTACGAGGAATACCAAGTCAAGGAATGGTACGAGGAATACCAAGTCAAGAAATGGTACAAAGAATACCAAGTCAAGGAATGGTACATGGAATACCAAGTCAAGAAATAG